The following proteins are co-located in the Desulfoscipio sp. XC116 genome:
- a CDS encoding ANTAR domain-containing protein — translation MGEFRVILIDADSVWRKNVKAMLTKSGHWVVGEAGDGLSAIKLVRGRQPDLLIIDTSLPGGMDGLQVAKIMHEDKLAPVIATSATGRHGILERAKEARVSALFIKPVEETILLPAVELAMANYQEITALEKKIKELQETLETRKAVERAKGILMETQGLTEAEAFKRMQRQSMNKRVSIRLVAEAVIMAHTLNK, via the coding sequence ATGGGCGAATTCAGAGTTATATTGATCGATGCCGATAGCGTTTGGCGCAAAAACGTAAAAGCAATGCTTACCAAGTCCGGCCACTGGGTTGTAGGAGAGGCCGGCGATGGTCTGAGCGCGATAAAACTGGTGCGCGGCAGGCAGCCGGATTTGTTGATTATTGATACCTCTTTGCCAGGCGGTATGGACGGGCTGCAGGTAGCTAAAATTATGCATGAAGATAAACTGGCTCCGGTAATCGCCACCAGTGCAACCGGCCGGCACGGGATACTGGAAAGGGCTAAAGAAGCCAGGGTGTCCGCGCTGTTTATTAAGCCTGTGGAGGAAACAATATTATTGCCGGCGGTAGAGTTAGCCATGGCTAATTACCAGGAGATAACCGCCCTGGAAAAGAAAATTAAAGAATTGCAGGAAACGTTGGAGACCAGAAAAGCAGTGGAACGGGCCAAGGGTATTTTAATGGAAACGCAGGGTCTAACTGAAGCCGAGGCTTTCAAGCGCATGCAGCGTCAGAGTATGAATAAGCGGGTAAGCATACGGCTGGTGGCTGAAGCGGTAATTATGGCCCATACATTAAATAAATAG
- the glnA gene encoding type I glutamate--ammonia ligase encodes MPVLTSDDVRTMAKEYGVKFVRLQFTDIFGVLKNVSITVEQLDKALNNELMFDGSSIEGFVRIEESDMYLHPDPSTFVVFPWKPRDGAVARLICDIYNSDGTPFIGDPRFVLRRAIAEAEELGYSMNVGPEAEFFLFHVDQEGNPTTITHDRAGYFDMTPVDLGENARRDMVLTLQQMGFEIEASHHEVAPGQHEIDFKYSDALDIADKVVTFKFVVRTIAQRHGLHATFMPKPVFGIAGSGMHLNQSLMKNGVNAFYDPDTANQLSQDCIYYIGGLMRHIPAITAITNPTVNSYKRLVSGYEAPVYVAWSYRNRSPLIRVPAKRDQSTRIELRSPDPSCNPYLALAVCLKAGLDGIKNKIAPPTPCDRNIYELTPQERDELGISILPESLQESLRRLSADKVLMDALGTHVLQRFLEAKRIEWDSYRLQVYPWELEHYLTKF; translated from the coding sequence ATGCCTGTACTTACCAGTGATGATGTGCGTACTATGGCCAAAGAATACGGAGTTAAATTTGTACGTCTGCAGTTTACCGATATTTTCGGTGTGTTAAAAAACGTATCCATCACTGTAGAACAATTAGATAAGGCCTTAAACAATGAACTTATGTTTGACGGTTCATCTATAGAAGGTTTTGTGCGTATTGAGGAATCCGATATGTACTTGCATCCCGACCCTTCAACATTCGTGGTATTCCCCTGGAAACCCCGTGACGGAGCGGTGGCCAGGCTGATATGTGATATCTATAATTCCGACGGCACTCCTTTCATTGGTGACCCACGGTTTGTTTTACGCCGGGCTATCGCAGAAGCGGAGGAATTGGGCTACTCCATGAATGTGGGGCCAGAGGCTGAATTTTTCCTTTTCCACGTGGATCAGGAAGGCAATCCCACCACGATCACTCATGACCGGGCGGGTTATTTTGATATGACTCCTGTTGATTTGGGCGAAAACGCTCGCCGTGATATGGTGCTTACTTTACAGCAAATGGGTTTTGAGATTGAAGCTTCCCACCATGAGGTGGCACCGGGCCAACATGAAATAGATTTCAAATATTCGGATGCACTGGATATCGCCGATAAAGTGGTAACCTTTAAATTTGTAGTGCGCACAATTGCCCAGCGGCATGGGCTGCATGCTACCTTTATGCCCAAACCGGTTTTTGGTATTGCCGGTTCGGGCATGCACTTAAACCAGTCTTTAATGAAAAATGGTGTTAATGCCTTTTACGATCCCGACACGGCAAACCAGCTCAGCCAGGATTGTATTTACTATATCGGGGGACTGATGCGGCATATTCCTGCCATTACCGCTATTACCAATCCCACTGTAAACTCTTACAAAAGATTGGTTTCGGGTTACGAGGCGCCGGTATATGTGGCCTGGTCCTATCGTAACCGCAGCCCGCTGATCAGGGTACCCGCCAAGCGGGACCAGTCCACTCGCATTGAGCTGCGCAGTCCGGATCCTTCCTGCAACCCCTATCTGGCACTGGCAGTATGCCTTAAGGCCGGACTGGACGGCATAAAAAATAAGATTGCACCACCCACACCCTGCGACCGCAATATATATGAACTGACCCCACAGGAACGTGATGAACTGGGTATATCCATACTGCCCGAGAGCCTGCAAGAATCCCTGCGCCGGCTATCCGCCGACAAAGTGCTTATGGATGCCCTTGGAACACATGTGCTGCAGCGTTTCCTGGAAGCCAAACGCATTGAATGGGATAGCTATCGCCTTCAGGTATATCCATGGGAGCTGGAACATTACTTAACCAAGTTTTAA